One window from the genome of Thermaerobacter marianensis DSM 12885 encodes:
- a CDS encoding glycosyltransferase family 2 protein, whose amino-acid sequence MTDRRETAGRAGRGTATGGAGTGPAAAVEAVVPAFNEAASVAATVEALAACPRVVAVWVVDDGSTDGTAAAARAAGARVVRLSQRCGKGRALMAGAACTTAPWLLFADADLGPSARNLAALVDQALAGAGDMLIAAPPRRPGRNGFGAAVALARWGVARLGGRVLAAPLSGQRVLRREIVDLLDPVPPGWGIEVALTLTALRAGLEVVEVPLAIAHRVTGWTLSGLVHRGHQLWHVARTLAGYHRRSGRPVGPRRAVAP is encoded by the coding sequence GTGACGGACCGGCGGGAGACGGCCGGGCGGGCAGGCCGGGGGACGGCGACGGGCGGCGCCGGCACCGGGCCGGCGGCGGCCGTGGAAGCCGTCGTCCCCGCGTTCAACGAAGCGGCGTCGGTGGCGGCCACGGTGGAGGCCCTGGCCGCTTGCCCCCGCGTGGTCGCTGTGTGGGTGGTGGACGACGGGTCCACCGATGGGACGGCGGCGGCGGCCCGGGCCGCCGGCGCCCGGGTGGTGCGGCTTTCCCAGCGCTGCGGCAAGGGGCGGGCCCTGATGGCCGGGGCGGCCTGTACCACGGCGCCATGGCTGCTCTTCGCCGACGCCGACCTGGGGCCATCGGCTCGCAACCTGGCCGCGCTGGTGGACCAGGCTCTGGCCGGGGCCGGGGACATGCTGATCGCCGCCCCGCCCCGGCGCCCCGGCCGCAACGGTTTCGGCGCCGCCGTCGCGCTGGCCCGTTGGGGCGTGGCACGGCTCGGGGGCCGGGTGCTGGCGGCCCCCCTCTCGGGCCAGCGGGTGCTGCGGCGGGAGATCGTCGACCTGCTCGACCCGGTCCCGCCGGGGTGGGGCATCGAGGTGGCGCTGACCCTGACCGCCCTGCGTGCCGGGCTGGAGGTGGTGGAGGTGCCCCTGGCCATCGCCCACCGGGTCACGGGGTGGACCCTGTCCGGGCTGGTCCACCGCGGCCACCAGCTCTGGCATGTGGCCCGGACCCTGGCCGGCTACCACCGCCGCAGCGGCCGGCCCGTCGGGCCCCGGAGGGCGGTGGCGCCATGA
- the spo0A gene encoding sporulation transcription factor Spo0A, with protein sequence MVQAATAVAEPTPAASATPIRVLIADDNREFCELLADYLERQPDMELVGIAHDGQEVVERIQSAAPDVVLLDVIMPHLDGIGVLETLATMNLPRRPQVVMLTAFGQEAVSRRVAELGASYFVLKPFDLDVLADRIRQVAGSSTRAVRRAAAPTRDRNLEVEVTNLLHQIGIPAHIKGYFYLREAILRVVHRVELLGAVTKELYPAIAVKYDTTPSRVERAIRHAIEVAWNRGNMDVVNRLFGHTVHADRGKPTNSEFIAMVADRLRMDMK encoded by the coding sequence ATGGTGCAGGCCGCAACCGCCGTTGCCGAGCCCACCCCCGCCGCCTCGGCAACACCCATCCGTGTCCTCATCGCCGACGACAACCGGGAATTTTGTGAACTGCTGGCCGACTACCTGGAACGGCAGCCTGACATGGAACTGGTCGGCATCGCCCACGACGGGCAGGAAGTCGTGGAGCGCATCCAGTCGGCCGCTCCCGACGTGGTACTGCTGGACGTGATCATGCCCCACCTGGACGGCATCGGGGTGCTGGAAACCCTGGCCACCATGAACCTGCCTCGCCGCCCCCAGGTGGTCATGCTGACCGCCTTCGGGCAAGAAGCCGTCAGCCGCCGCGTGGCAGAACTGGGGGCCAGTTACTTCGTTTTGAAGCCTTTCGACCTGGACGTGCTGGCCGACCGGATCCGCCAGGTGGCCGGATCGTCCACCCGCGCGGTCCGGCGCGCCGCCGCTCCCACCCGCGACCGCAACCTGGAGGTCGAGGTGACGAACCTGCTCCACCAGATTGGCATCCCCGCTCACATCAAGGGTTACTTCTACCTGCGGGAAGCGATCCTGCGCGTGGTCCACCGGGTGGAGCTGCTGGGCGCGGTGACCAAGGAGCTCTACCCCGCCATCGCCGTCAAGTACGACACGACCCCGAGCCGGGTGGAACGGGCCATCCGCCATGCCATCGAGGTGGCCTGGAACCGCGGCAACATGGACGTGGTGAACCGGCTCTTCGGCCACACCGTGCACGCCGACCGCGGCAAGCCCACCAACTCCGAATTCATCGCCATGGTGGCCGACCGGCTGCGCATGGACATGAAGTGA
- the recN gene encoding DNA repair protein RecN — protein sequence MLAELVIENIALIDAAQVEFGPGLNLLTGETGAGKSILIDALSLALGERASPDRVREGAPAGRVDAVFVLDPGPPPALAALLEEAGLAPDDDGRLILSREITRAGRSTARINGRPVTTSLLRQVGSLLVEVHGQGDNQTLLDPDKQLEWLDALAGDAVAGLRARLAERVAALRSVAARLRALAADPRERQRELDLLRFQMDEIDQARLAPGEEEELAARRQRLAGAERLARQLGDAYEMLYAAGSSAADRLAAAARALEDAAAIDPDLQDLAQRVRGLEYEVEEAARDVRARAEAVEHDPAALAQVEERLARLQDLKRKYGDSVDEILAYRQQVARRLAELEGAEEQVAALEAERRRILEEAGELACQLHEARRRAAERLAEDLRPVLAALGMPGASLSVAFTTVPDPAGVPWPGGPVRLTEKGVDRVEFLLAPNPGEPPRPLARAASGGERSRVMLALRSLHVAAGEVPTVIFDEVDTGVGGETAWAVGQRLALLARTRQVLCVTHLAPISALADRHLAVSKETRGGRTRTRIRLLTGDDRLRELARMLGTGPGQQGTDAARLLLERARDARRAG from the coding sequence GGGCGAGCGGGCCAGCCCCGACCGGGTCCGCGAGGGGGCGCCCGCCGGCCGGGTCGACGCCGTGTTCGTCCTGGATCCGGGGCCGCCTCCCGCGCTGGCGGCCTTGCTGGAGGAGGCCGGCCTGGCGCCCGACGACGACGGCCGGCTGATCCTGAGCCGGGAGATCACCCGGGCGGGGCGCAGCACCGCGCGCATCAACGGGCGGCCCGTGACCACCTCCCTGCTGCGGCAGGTGGGGTCGCTGCTGGTGGAGGTCCACGGTCAGGGCGACAACCAGACGCTGCTCGACCCCGACAAACAGCTGGAGTGGCTGGACGCCCTGGCGGGGGACGCGGTCGCCGGGCTGCGCGCCCGCCTGGCGGAACGGGTCGCGGCGCTGCGGTCCGTGGCGGCACGGCTGCGCGCCCTGGCGGCGGACCCGCGGGAGCGCCAGCGGGAGCTGGACCTGCTTCGTTTCCAGATGGACGAGATCGACCAGGCACGCCTGGCACCCGGCGAGGAGGAGGAACTGGCAGCGCGCCGGCAGCGGCTGGCGGGCGCCGAGCGCCTGGCCCGCCAGCTGGGCGACGCCTACGAGATGCTGTACGCCGCCGGGTCGTCCGCCGCGGACCGGCTGGCCGCGGCGGCCCGGGCCCTGGAGGACGCCGCGGCCATCGATCCCGACCTGCAGGACCTGGCCCAGCGCGTGCGCGGGCTGGAATACGAGGTGGAGGAGGCCGCGCGGGACGTGCGGGCCCGGGCGGAGGCCGTGGAGCACGATCCGGCGGCCCTGGCCCAGGTGGAAGAGCGCCTGGCGCGGCTGCAAGACCTCAAGCGCAAATACGGCGATTCCGTGGACGAGATCCTGGCCTACCGCCAGCAGGTCGCCCGGCGCCTGGCGGAGCTCGAGGGTGCGGAGGAACAGGTGGCCGCGCTGGAGGCGGAGCGGCGACGCATCCTGGAAGAAGCGGGTGAACTGGCCTGCCAGTTGCATGAGGCGCGCCGGCGCGCCGCGGAACGGCTGGCGGAGGACCTCCGCCCCGTGCTGGCGGCCCTCGGCATGCCCGGTGCCAGCCTCTCCGTGGCCTTCACCACCGTGCCCGATCCCGCCGGCGTCCCCTGGCCGGGCGGGCCGGTGCGGTTGACCGAAAAGGGCGTCGACCGGGTCGAGTTCCTCCTGGCCCCCAATCCAGGCGAGCCGCCGCGGCCGCTGGCGCGCGCGGCGTCGGGCGGCGAGCGGTCCCGGGTGATGCTGGCCCTGCGCAGCCTGCACGTGGCCGCCGGCGAGGTGCCCACGGTGATCTTCGACGAGGTGGACACCGGCGTCGGCGGCGAGACGGCCTGGGCCGTCGGCCAGCGGCTGGCGCTGCTGGCCCGCACGCGCCAGGTCCTGTGCGTCACCCACCTGGCGCCCATCAGCGCCCTGGCCGACCGGCACCTGGCCGTGAGCAAGGAGACCCGGGGCGGCCGCACCCGCACCCGCATCCGGCTGCTGACGGGCGACGACCGGCTGCGCGAGCTAGCGCGCATGCTGGGCACCGGCCCGGGCCAGCAGGGGACGGACGCGGCGCGGCTGCTCCTGGAGCGCGCCCGGGATGCCCGGCGGGCGGGCTGA
- the spoIVB gene encoding SpoIVB peptidase produces MHPARVRKAGVCGAVLAVLVAVLLVHWQVAIPPHVRLTPDAVRQLGPGLPLPVAVRADPPGVLDVGGPRGPAGSTTRLPLSLEGLRPGVARLEMSLFGWMPLRPVTVEVVPRVEVIPGGQAVGVMVQARGVLVVDYAPVPLDDGRTVDPARQAGLRPGDLILRVDGEAVDSDAEVVELIDRAGRQGRAVELEVRRGEQVFRRSLNPVYNRDQQRFAIGIWVRDRVAGVGTLTFYHPDSGRYAALGHVVADPETQVPLPVGEGRILPARITAVEPSRRGDPGEKIGFVAPGARALGTIDRNTPVGIAGRLLDEPRPGPVVRSVPVATAAEVRPGPAQIITVVDGETPEIFDVEIQRVTAAGDGRDLVLRVTDRDLLARTGGIVQGMSGSPILQDGRLVGAVTHVFVNDTTRGYGVLAERMVEAAGLDEPAPVATGPALPAGAPPGVPAAGVSGPRTNRNGPRSFAVDATSRRDTPFRMSDIVEEFSPGDGRSCHSA; encoded by the coding sequence TTGCACCCAGCGCGAGTCCGGAAGGCCGGGGTCTGCGGTGCGGTCCTGGCCGTGCTGGTCGCGGTGCTGCTCGTGCACTGGCAGGTGGCGATTCCCCCTCACGTCCGGCTCACGCCCGACGCGGTGCGGCAACTGGGGCCGGGCCTGCCGTTGCCCGTGGCCGTGCGGGCGGATCCGCCCGGCGTGCTGGACGTGGGCGGTCCCCGCGGTCCGGCCGGTTCCACCACCCGGCTGCCGCTGAGCCTGGAGGGCCTGCGGCCGGGGGTGGCACGCCTCGAGATGAGCCTGTTCGGCTGGATGCCCCTGCGCCCGGTGACCGTGGAGGTCGTCCCCCGGGTGGAGGTGATCCCCGGGGGCCAGGCCGTGGGGGTCATGGTCCAGGCCCGGGGCGTCCTGGTGGTGGACTACGCGCCGGTGCCCCTGGACGACGGCCGCACCGTGGACCCGGCGCGCCAGGCGGGCCTGCGACCCGGCGACCTGATCCTGCGGGTCGACGGCGAAGCGGTGGACAGCGATGCCGAGGTCGTCGAGCTCATCGACCGGGCGGGTCGCCAGGGCAGGGCGGTGGAACTGGAGGTCCGGCGCGGCGAGCAAGTCTTCCGCCGCAGCCTGAACCCCGTCTACAACCGCGACCAGCAGCGGTTCGCCATCGGCATCTGGGTGCGCGACCGGGTGGCGGGGGTGGGAACGCTGACCTTCTACCACCCGGACAGCGGCCGGTACGCCGCTCTCGGCCACGTGGTGGCGGATCCGGAGACCCAGGTGCCGTTGCCCGTGGGGGAGGGTCGGATCCTCCCCGCCCGCATCACCGCCGTGGAACCTTCGCGGCGGGGCGATCCGGGCGAGAAGATCGGCTTCGTCGCCCCCGGCGCCCGGGCCCTGGGGACCATCGACCGCAACACCCCGGTGGGCATCGCCGGCCGTCTGCTGGACGAACCCCGGCCGGGTCCGGTGGTCCGCTCCGTGCCCGTGGCGACGGCCGCGGAGGTCCGTCCGGGACCGGCCCAGATCATCACGGTGGTGGACGGCGAGACACCGGAGATCTTCGATGTGGAGATCCAGCGGGTGACCGCGGCAGGGGACGGGCGGGACCTGGTGCTCCGGGTGACGGATCGCGACCTGCTCGCCCGCACCGGCGGCATCGTCCAGGGGATGAGCGGCAGCCCCATCCTTCAGGACGGCCGGCTCGTCGGGGCGGTGACCCACGTGTTCGTCAACGACACGACCCGTGGTTACGGCGTGCTGGCGGAGCGGATGGTGGAGGCGGCGGGGCTGGACGAACCGGCTCCCGTCGCGACAGGACCCGCCTTGCCGGCCGGGGCTCCTCCGGGGGTCCCGGCCGCTGGCGTCTCGGGGCCACGCACGAATCGGAACGGCCCACGAAGTTTCGCTGTAGATGCAACTTCCCGTCGAGACACGCCGTTCCGGATGTCGGATATCGTCGAAGAGTTTTCCCCTGGTGACGGCAGGAGTTGCCACAGTGCCTGA
- the steA gene encoding putative cytokinetic ring protein SteA — MRVTGTARVDRRTKRLVRRLRPGDIAVVAHRDMDEVAARSLVDAGVRAVLNAEETLSGRYPAAGAACLLEAGIPVVDGLGDELLDRVRDGDPLRVEDGTIWSGDRLVARGTPLTRQRVEDRLAQARANLDLELARFLENTLEWARRERDLILGRWELPPLRTRLQGRPVLLVARGPAYRDDLAAIRPYIEEVRPVLVGIDGGADALLAEGYRPDLIIGDMDSVSDRALRCGAELVVHAYPDGRAPGEERLRALGLPAACFAAPGTSEDAAMLLAYQAGADLLVAVGTHTNLVDFLDKGRAGMASTLLVRLKVGTHLVDAKGVSRLYRSRVTGRHLLHLVVAALVPVAAAVAVSPWLRTWLELVWLRVRVALGW; from the coding sequence ATGCGAGTGACCGGCACGGCGCGGGTCGACCGGCGCACCAAGCGCCTGGTGCGGCGCTTACGGCCGGGCGATATCGCCGTGGTGGCCCACCGGGACATGGACGAGGTGGCCGCGCGCTCCCTGGTGGACGCCGGGGTCCGGGCGGTGCTCAACGCCGAGGAAACCCTGTCCGGCCGCTATCCCGCCGCGGGTGCCGCGTGCCTGCTGGAAGCCGGGATTCCGGTGGTGGATGGCCTCGGCGACGAGTTGCTGGACCGGGTGCGCGACGGCGACCCCCTGCGGGTGGAAGACGGCACCATCTGGAGCGGCGACCGGCTGGTGGCGCGGGGCACGCCGCTGACCCGCCAGCGGGTGGAGGACCGCCTGGCCCAGGCGCGGGCCAACCTGGACCTGGAGCTGGCGCGGTTCCTCGAGAACACCCTGGAGTGGGCGCGCCGGGAGCGGGACCTGATCCTGGGCCGGTGGGAGCTGCCGCCGCTGCGCACGCGCCTCCAAGGCCGTCCCGTGCTGCTGGTGGCCCGTGGGCCGGCCTACCGGGACGACCTGGCGGCCATCCGGCCCTACATCGAGGAGGTGCGGCCGGTCCTGGTGGGCATCGACGGCGGCGCCGACGCCTTGCTGGCCGAGGGTTACCGGCCCGACCTGATCATCGGTGACATGGACAGCGTGTCCGACCGGGCCCTGCGCTGCGGGGCGGAGCTGGTGGTGCACGCCTACCCCGACGGCCGGGCGCCGGGCGAGGAACGGTTGCGGGCCCTGGGCCTCCCGGCGGCCTGCTTCGCGGCGCCGGGGACCAGCGAGGACGCCGCCATGCTGCTGGCTTACCAGGCCGGGGCCGACCTGCTGGTGGCCGTGGGCACCCACACCAACCTGGTGGACTTCCTGGACAAGGGCCGGGCGGGCATGGCCAGCACGCTGCTGGTCCGGCTGAAGGTGGGCACCCACCTGGTGGACGCCAAGGGCGTCAGCCGGCTCTACCGGTCCCGGGTGACGGGGCGCCACTTGCTCCACCTGGTGGTGGCCGCCCTGGTTCCCGTGGCGGCGGCGGTGGCCGTCTCGCCGTGGTTGCGAACGTGGCTGGAGCTGGTGTGGCTCCGCGTCCGGGTGGCCCTTGGCTGGTGA
- a CDS encoding copper transporter: MGRAGPLGLRYHLLTLMAVFLALGVGIFIGAGMLDDRALLERQQALIRSLEEDFAALRRDTAVLRRENRRLSAELARYGQAEQALASLAVEGRLSGRRVALVILGDAGAPLAQEAGRLLQAAAARPGARLVVDPGLARLDDRWPEVAAAALGMPGAGPQRLARAVAGTLVEALGAPAGVNAPAQVEGLAAVGGLWWTPPPGDGPARPDAVVVVHAAGGGPEAVLPPLLEDLNKAGMTVAGLAPPGAPQAAVYAGAGVPLVEAGSAAGKVTLILTLAGQGDRLQALEGGAP, translated from the coding sequence GTGGGACGGGCAGGCCCCCTGGGACTGCGCTATCACCTGCTGACCTTGATGGCGGTGTTCCTGGCCCTGGGCGTCGGCATCTTCATCGGGGCCGGCATGCTGGACGACCGGGCCCTGCTGGAGCGCCAGCAGGCCCTGATCCGCTCCCTGGAGGAGGACTTCGCCGCGCTGCGCCGGGACACGGCGGTCTTGCGCCGCGAGAACCGGCGCCTGAGCGCCGAGCTGGCCCGGTACGGCCAGGCGGAACAGGCCCTGGCGTCCCTGGCGGTGGAGGGGCGGCTGAGCGGCCGCCGCGTCGCCCTGGTGATCCTGGGTGACGCCGGCGCCCCCCTGGCCCAAGAGGCCGGTCGACTCCTGCAGGCGGCGGCCGCCCGCCCCGGCGCGCGGCTGGTGGTCGACCCCGGCCTGGCCCGGCTGGATGACCGCTGGCCGGAGGTGGCGGCGGCGGCCCTGGGCATGCCGGGTGCGGGACCCCAGCGCCTGGCCCGGGCGGTGGCCGGCACCCTGGTGGAGGCGCTGGGGGCGCCGGCGGGGGTCAATGCCCCGGCCCAGGTGGAAGGCCTGGCCGCCGTGGGCGGCCTATGGTGGACCCCGCCCCCCGGCGACGGGCCCGCCCGCCCCGACGCCGTGGTGGTGGTCCACGCCGCGGGGGGTGGGCCCGAGGCGGTCCTGCCACCGCTGCTGGAGGACCTGAACAAGGCGGGGATGACGGTCGCGGGCTTGGCACCGCCGGGGGCACCCCAGGCGGCCGTCTACGCCGGGGCCGGGGTGCCGCTGGTGGAGGCCGGATCGGCGGCCGGCAAGGTGACGCTGATCCTCACCCTGGCCGGGCAAGGCGACCGGCTGCAGGCCCTGGAGGGAGGTGCGCCGTGA